The genomic region ATCACAAGAGACTCTCTCTTTCTTCCCTGCCTCTCCCGCAGGCCCGGTTCTTCGGGATGCTCTATTGATAGTTCCTCATGATGTTATCAATGGTGCCGTCGCGTTTCATTTCATTTATCACCGTAACAAAGGTTGCGGTGAAATCTCGCCTGAAGGGAAACGCAGCGTCCGCAGTATTGGCGATTCCCAAATAGCCCTGCTCTGTGCTTATGAGTAAAATCTTTTGCAGGGATTCCAGGGGTCCCCGTAAGGAGCGATCACTCTCCCGCAGCTGACTGGCGGACCAGCGGATGGAGTTCGGGTCGTTGATAAAGTAGTCGATGCGGCCAGCCACCAGTTTTCGCAGATTGACTTCATTGTTCTCTGCCTCATCGAGGATGATACCATAGTCATCCCGGGCTTTTTCTCTGTCCGGTACGGAGAATCCTGCGTTTATACCAACCCGTTTTCCCGCAAAGTCTTCGGGCCAGCGGGTTCCGGTATCCGGGCTCAGTGCAAACAGGGCATACCCTTCGTCGAGTATCGCAACGGGATAGTCCATGTACGGTCGGTCCTCCGGTCTGTAATACGGAGGTAGCAGACCAAAAGCCCGTCCTGCTTCCACGAGCTGAAGTCCTCTTCTCCAGGGAACCCCGGTTAACCGGAGGGTGTATCGATCCATGCGGTCGATGGCCTCCCTGATAACGTCGATGTAGATCCCCTTTGCCTCTCCGCCCGCAGCTTCCCAGGTGTATGGCGCATAGTCGTCGTCATAGAGGATTTCCACCTCCTGAGCCCCTGCCAGGGAAATCATGAACCCTGCACAGATCAATCCACAGGTCAGTATCTTCATTGTAAGGCCCTCCTCCATCACGTGCTAAGACATAATGAAATTCTCGTTCATTGGGGTGTGGGTGTGCAAACCTGGTTTCCCAGGGATTTAGAGCCCGATGTTCGATCGCTTTGCATACGATTTGCTCATGCATTATGGTTTTTGCATCAGGCCTAGAGCCTGAAGGGGGATTCGCGCATTCTGTTCCCTCTGATTTTGATAGGCAGGTGGTTGGCCGGTTTTTTATGAATTTTGTGGTAAACTATCGAATTCAGGAAAAGGCAGCAAAGAATGCGAAAGGAGCCCGACGATGATGAAGAAAGCTATCTTGTTGATGATTGCATTGATTGTGATAACAGGAGTTGCCCATGCCCGGCGGGGGGTCACCGTGGCCAGCGGAGACTGGGCACCCTACCAGGGAGATACCCTTCCCGGCGGGGGGCCTGCCGGGGTGATCGTGGCCGAAGCCTTTGCCTCCCAGGGGTGGGAGGTGACCTTCGAGTACCTTCCCTGGGCACGGGGATTAACCCTGGCGCAGCAGGCCCGGAACGATGGAACCTTCCTCTACGGCTACAGCGAGGAGCGGGACGAGACCTTCCTCTACAGCGATCCCATCATTACCCTGGATACGGTTATCTTCTACCGGAAGGATCGGCCCATAGATTGGACCACCCCGGAAGATCTGAAGCGCTACACCCTGGGGGCTGTGCTGGAATACAACTACGGCTTCATCCGCGAGAGCGACGGCTTCACACTGGACAGAATCTCTGACCCGGTGGGCAACTTCCGCAAGCTTGCCGGCGGACGGGTCGACGGGGTTCTGGAAGAGCTCCTGGTGGGGTGGGATCTGGCAGAACGGGCAGGTGTGGCCGACAGAATCGCCTATCATCCCAAAGCGATCGATTCGGAACCTTTCCACTTCATTGTCTCCCGAAGCCATCCCGATGCAGAGCGGATCATCAGCACCTTTAATGAAGGTCTTTCTGCGCTTCGTGCCTCGGGACGACTTGAAGAGGTGCTTTCCAGGAATTAGAATCAATATGACGGGCCCCGGGCGTGGGCCGTCCGGGGTGGCAGGGGCCGGGAAAAGCGGCTCTAATTGGTGATACAACGGGGGATATGGATGAAGAACGGGAGAAGCGGATCGCTGCTGAGAAAGATCGTCCTGGTTCAGGTGGCCTGTGTTTTTTTGATCATGGCCGCCGTGGGGTTCCGGGACTATCGCGTGCGGGCCGTACAAACTCGCCGGCAGATGGAAGAGAACGCAGGGTACGTTGTGGAGCGAGCGGCCAACAGTCTGGGGCCGCACATGTGGAACTACGCTCACGACGCAGCCGCTGTGCAGCTTGCTGCCGAGCTGGGTGCCTGGGACGTCCTGGGTTTTGTGGTGAACGAGGGCGATTCCCTCTGGCTGGCCGTCGCCCAGGACGGGGCAGGCGAATTGATCCGCCTCGAAGCAGAGCAGGATATAGCCGCCCTCCAGGGCCGGGCCTCCCTGGAGAGGGTGAGTGCGGTCCATCATAACGAGCAGGAGCTGGGGTCTGTGCAGGCCCTCTTCACTGATGAGCCCCTGCGGGCGGAACTCGCGGGGCAGCGGCGGCGCGCGATCCTGAATACCCTGATGATCGGTTTCGTCTTGTCGGTCTCTCTCAGCCTCGCCTTGAGAAGCATGGTGGTCAAACCCCTTCGGAGCATTGTCTTTCGGCTTCGGGACATCGCCGAAGGTGAGGCCGATTTGACGCAGCAGTTGATGATCCGCAGCAAGGACGAGGTCGGGGAGTTTGCCTCGCTCTTCAACCGCTTTGTTGAGACCATCCGTGAACTGGCGGCCAGTATCAAGTTTTCGGTCAACCAGACCGCTGCCACATCAAGCCAGGTGGAGGAGCAGTCCCGCCTGGCCTACGGGGCAACCGAGAATATATCTTCCGGAGTCGGAGAGATCCAGAACTCCTTCGAGGGGCTCAGCGGCAATATCGACGAGGCCACTGCTGCGGTGGAGCAGATTCTCGGGAATATCCACGAGCTGCGCAACACCATACAAAGCGAGACGGCGGCGGTCACCGAGTCTTCGGCATCGATTGAAGAGCTTCTCTCGTCCATCAGGACCATCTCCTCCAGTACCGACCGCAAGGCGGAATTGGCCAAGGTTGTCCAGAGCCGCACCGACGAGGGGGACGGGCGTATCAGCGACACCACGGCCGTGGTTCAGGAAATTGGTGCCGATGTTGGCCAAATGACTGAAATTGTCGATGTGATCAACAATATTACGGCCCAAACCAACCTGCTCGCCATGAACGCGGCGATCGAGGCGGCCCACGCGGGTGAGAGCGGTCGGGGCTTTGCCGTTGTTGCCGAGGAGATTCGCAAGCTCGCCGAATCGACCAGCGAAAACTCCAAAGTGATAACCGAGACGTTGCGCAAGGTGGTGGAGCGTATCCGCCGGCTGGAGGAGACGTCGGAGCACACCGCCGAGGTCTTTCAGGAAATCCGCTCGGGCGTCCAGGAGGTCTTCCTCTCTTTCAGTGAGATATCTTCGGCCATGTCCGAGATGAAGGACGGCACCGACAGCATTAACGAGGCCATGGTGTTGTTAAACAACATGAGCCATCAGGTCCAGGGTGGAGCCGATGAGATGCAACGCGGTGCCGAGACGATCAATGCATCGATGCAAAAGATCAGTTCCGTCAGCGGTGACGTGGGAGATCGCATCGCCACGGTGAAAGGCGAGAGTCAGTCCATATTTGGTGCCATGGAGTCGATCCTGTCGCTGGTAGACGATAACCAGAAGCGGGTTCGCCTTCTCAAGGATGAGACCGCCCGATTCAAGACCGATTCTGATTCCGGGGCATCTGATTCCGGGGCAGAAGGAGAAGAAGGGCAGGGCTCGAAGCAATAACGGCAGGTGATCCGGACTGTGGATACCAACGTGCCCACAGTCCGGCTTGCCGCCACCGTTCCGGCCCCTCCGGGAAGGATCTTTACCGAGGGGCGTATTTTCTGATTATTGCGTCGTACCTTCCGTTGGCCCTGATCTCTGCCAGGCCCTCGTTGAAATCCCGCATATGCTGCTCGTTGACAAAGGCAACCCGGTAGGGAGTTTCGGGGAACACGGCAAACTCCTCTGTGGCAACGCCGGTATCCACACCCGTTTCGGGGTCGTGAATGAAGTGCTGGAGTATCCTGGATTCACCCACGGCCACGTCGACCCTGTCTCCAAAAAGCATCCGGATCTGGACTCGCTGGTCGGCAACCTCGGAATATCCCGGGCTGTTGCGGGCCGCCGATGCGAAGTCGGAACCCAGGACGATCGTGGCCCGCTGGAAGGAAACCATCCGCAGGTTGCCCAGGTCCGATATACTGCTGACATCAAGGTTTCTGTTCCGCAGTCCCACGGCAACGTTGTTAAACACCAGATAGACGTCGGAGAGGTGCCGCCCCGTGTCGTGGGCCTCCAGGATTCTTGCCCCAGCCTGGGTGTTGCCCTGACGGACAGTCTCGATAACGCGGGCAAGCGGAAACAGTTGTGGCCGCAGGGTGTGCCCCCTGGCTGCCAGGGCTTCCTTGATGATCTCGTACTCCAGCCCGCTCAGGGAGCCGTCGCTGGCTTCCATTACATAGGGAGGAACGGGAGCAAAGCCCATTGTTATCTCCGCAGCCGATACCGCACCCGCCCAGAAAGCGACAAGAACAGCGAAACATGCAATCTTTTTCATGGAATCTCCTTTTTTTTGTGACTCAATCTCCATTGAACCGTTACGCCTGAGGAAATTGTATTTTGATTTTCCCAAAAGTCAAGTAATACAATGGAATGATTTTTTTGGAGTATTGATAATTCAGTCTCTGATTGACCGGGTTTTTGAAGCACTTTTTTCCAGATCTGCCGGATTCAGGTGCATCATGAGCTATACTCATTCCCATGGTGGTGAGACTCCGTTGCATTCTTCCTGTCCTGGTTGTGGCCAGGCTCCTCTTCTCCTCTGTGCCGTCGCTCCTGTCTCAGGAATCCTCCGGGGGGATGCTCTTCGGAATCTCTCCGGGAGACCGAATGACGATTGTCACTCGCAGTAATCTTCGAATATCCCGGGACGGCCGGTATCTGGGGTTTCGTTTTGGCGAGGAGCGGGTAATCCTCGATGAAGACCAGGGGGTATCGCTCGAGGAACGACGGGGGCTCCCTCCAGGAACCTTCTACCGGGGCACTGCCTTCAGACTCTCCTCGACCGTGCGGGACCAGCGTTTGCTGGCGCGTTCCCTCGATGAGGTCATCCCCCTGAGCGTCCACGTGAGTTACGATGGAACCTACAGCGTCTCCTCGCCGGGCCAGGCCCTGGCGGTTCGCTCCATTCCCTCCTTTCCTGATGGGGAACTCTTTCCCGGGGATGTCTGGGAAGCCTTTGGCGAAGTGGTGGTCGATCCTTTTGAGGACAGTCTGCCCACCCGCGTGAGGGTCTATATCGCCTATCGCTTTGAGGGGCCTGCCGAATATCAGGGTCAGGAGGCCCTCCTCGTATCGGCCCAGTACGCTCTGCGCTACCGCAGCGGCGACGATCGGGCCGGGGACCCCGATCTTTTGCAGGCTCAGGGGCGGCACCGTCTTCAGATATATATGAGCGCCGACGGCAGGAACCCCCTTTTTATCAGGGATACCCTGGAGGATCAATTTCTCTACCGCGATGGCACCCGTCTGGATATGAGCGGCTTTCGCCTCACCTTTTTTGATACTCCCCGGCCGCGGACCGCAGGGATTCTGCGGGAGCGTCTTCAGGAGATTCTGCCGGGGATCGCCCAATCTCCCGGCGACCATCCCCCTCTGGAGAGGCCTGTCGTTCCGGGAGATCAGCCCCTTGCGGAAGAATCCCCTCTCCCTGAGGATCCTCTTCGCCCTGAGGCCCCCCTTCTCCCCGGGGACCAGCTCCTTCCAGAGGACCAGGCCGTTCCGGAAGAGAGGATAACCCTGGAAGAGACAGACCTGGGGCTGCGATTCACCCTGCCAGCGATCCGCTTTGTGGCAAATCAGGCGGTGATTCTCCCCGAGGAAGGTGATCGTCTGCAGCAGCTTGCCCAGGCTCTGGAGGAGGCCTGGAAACTGAGCCCCCAGGGAACCTTTCTGGTGGTGGGCCATACCGCCGATGTGGGCACCCCCGAGGGGCAGCAACGCCTCTCTGTCGAACGAGCCCAGGCGATTGTCCGGGAACTGACGCGGCGGGGCCTGGCCGAGGACCGCTTTCTTTACCAGGGCCGGGGAGCTTCGGAACCCCGGGCAGACAACGCGACCGCCCAGGGGCGAGCCGTGAACCGGCGGGTTGAGGTCTATCTGCTGGAATAGAGCTGGAATAGAGCTGGAATAGAAAGGACGCCTGGCAGAGCCTGACGGTCCAGACGAAAGAGGCATCCCGAGGGTTGCATCCACCGGGGATTGCATTAGACTGGAATAGCAGAGGGTATGGTCTATGGTTTTGCCACAGTTTCATCGTCTGCTGGTCCTCTGTGGGGCCCTGTTCTTCCTGATATCTGCTGCGCCGGGTGAGGTCGCCTCTGCAGAGACAGATTGTGGGAGTTCCTTTCTGGCGGTCTTCACTCCCACTACCGAGGGAAACACCTATTGGCCCGAGGTCCACCGCGCCATGGCGGCGGCAGCCGATGACCTGGGAATCGGGATACGGTTTTTCGAGTTCCCCGTGGACGATCGGTTTGCCAAATCCCTTGAGGGAGTTCGCCTTTTGCAGGAAGACCCAACCCCGGCGGCAGCCATTTTCTCCGTAGCTTTCGGGCAGGCTCAACCCCTGGCTGTCGCAGCGCACCAAAGAGG from Alkalispirochaeta americana harbors:
- a CDS encoding substrate-binding periplasmic protein, whose amino-acid sequence is MMKKAILLMIALIVITGVAHARRGVTVASGDWAPYQGDTLPGGGPAGVIVAEAFASQGWEVTFEYLPWARGLTLAQQARNDGTFLYGYSEERDETFLYSDPIITLDTVIFYRKDRPIDWTTPEDLKRYTLGAVLEYNYGFIRESDGFTLDRISDPVGNFRKLAGGRVDGVLEELLVGWDLAERAGVADRIAYHPKAIDSEPFHFIVSRSHPDAERIISTFNEGLSALRASGRLEEVLSRN
- a CDS encoding substrate-binding periplasmic protein; its protein translation is MKILTCGLICAGFMISLAGAQEVEILYDDDYAPYTWEAAGGEAKGIYIDVIREAIDRMDRYTLRLTGVPWRRGLQLVEAGRAFGLLPPYYRPEDRPYMDYPVAILDEGYALFALSPDTGTRWPEDFAGKRVGINAGFSVPDREKARDDYGIILDEAENNEVNLRKLVAGRIDYFINDPNSIRWSASQLRESDRSLRGPLESLQKILLISTEQGYLGIANTADAAFPFRRDFTATFVTVINEMKRDGTIDNIMRNYQ
- a CDS encoding OmpA family protein; amino-acid sequence: MVVRLRCILPVLVVARLLFSSVPSLLSQESSGGMLFGISPGDRMTIVTRSNLRISRDGRYLGFRFGEERVILDEDQGVSLEERRGLPPGTFYRGTAFRLSSTVRDQRLLARSLDEVIPLSVHVSYDGTYSVSSPGQALAVRSIPSFPDGELFPGDVWEAFGEVVVDPFEDSLPTRVRVYIAYRFEGPAEYQGQEALLVSAQYALRYRSGDDRAGDPDLLQAQGRHRLQIYMSADGRNPLFIRDTLEDQFLYRDGTRLDMSGFRLTFFDTPRPRTAGILRERLQEILPGIAQSPGDHPPLERPVVPGDQPLAEESPLPEDPLRPEAPLLPGDQLLPEDQAVPEERITLEETDLGLRFTLPAIRFVANQAVILPEEGDRLQQLAQALEEAWKLSPQGTFLVVGHTADVGTPEGQQRLSVERAQAIVRELTRRGLAEDRFLYQGRGASEPRADNATAQGRAVNRRVEVYLLE
- a CDS encoding substrate-binding periplasmic protein gives rise to the protein MKKIACFAVLVAFWAGAVSAAEITMGFAPVPPYVMEASDGSLSGLEYEIIKEALAARGHTLRPQLFPLARVIETVRQGNTQAGARILEAHDTGRHLSDVYLVFNNVAVGLRNRNLDVSSISDLGNLRMVSFQRATIVLGSDFASAARNSPGYSEVADQRVQIRMLFGDRVDVAVGESRILQHFIHDPETGVDTGVATEEFAVFPETPYRVAFVNEQHMRDFNEGLAEIRANGRYDAIIRKYAPR
- a CDS encoding methyl-accepting chemotaxis protein, producing MKNGRSGSLLRKIVLVQVACVFLIMAAVGFRDYRVRAVQTRRQMEENAGYVVERAANSLGPHMWNYAHDAAAVQLAAELGAWDVLGFVVNEGDSLWLAVAQDGAGELIRLEAEQDIAALQGRASLERVSAVHHNEQELGSVQALFTDEPLRAELAGQRRRAILNTLMIGFVLSVSLSLALRSMVVKPLRSIVFRLRDIAEGEADLTQQLMIRSKDEVGEFASLFNRFVETIRELAASIKFSVNQTAATSSQVEEQSRLAYGATENISSGVGEIQNSFEGLSGNIDEATAAVEQILGNIHELRNTIQSETAAVTESSASIEELLSSIRTISSSTDRKAELAKVVQSRTDEGDGRISDTTAVVQEIGADVGQMTEIVDVINNITAQTNLLAMNAAIEAAHAGESGRGFAVVAEEIRKLAESTSENSKVITETLRKVVERIRRLEETSEHTAEVFQEIRSGVQEVFLSFSEISSAMSEMKDGTDSINEAMVLLNNMSHQVQGGADEMQRGAETINASMQKISSVSGDVGDRIATVKGESQSIFGAMESILSLVDDNQKRVRLLKDETARFKTDSDSGASDSGAEGEEGQGSKQ